One part of the Armatimonadota bacterium genome encodes these proteins:
- a CDS encoding DUF4405 domain-containing protein, protein MRSTVSLILILSFAATAVTGLLMMFAHIRQVTPVHELMALVMVIAAVFHLILNAKCIGSYLKHKPVLAVVLLAITIAITSFLVLANPHGREGHGGPGFEHGPRAIDRD, encoded by the coding sequence ATGAGAAGTACAGTATCGTTGATATTAATCCTGTCGTTCGCGGCGACAGCAGTTACCGGCCTGTTGATGATGTTTGCCCATATTCGCCAAGTGACACCGGTGCATGAACTGATGGCCCTCGTGATGGTCATTGCGGCCGTCTTTCACCTTATCTTGAATGCCAAGTGCATCGGGAGCTATCTCAAGCACAAGCCAGTGCTTGCCGTGGTATTGCTGGCAATAACTATTGCGATTACCTCGTTCCTTGTGCTGGCCAACCCGCATGGACGAGAAGGTCATGGCGGACCCGGGTTTGAGCATGGCCCGCGCGCAATAGACCGAGACTGA